One Labeo rohita strain BAU-BD-2019 unplaced genomic scaffold, IGBB_LRoh.1.0 scaffold_1403, whole genome shotgun sequence genomic window, GATTAGCTCAATTCTTATCAATTATCATTGTGCTTAATTATCAATAATGGTTCATATTATTACCAGTGTTTtactgctttaaaatatatcatgcATAAATATTATCAGTGATGAATAggaagcatttatttgaaacagaaatattttgtgtaacataaatgtctttactttcaggaccatgtgacagtgaagactagagtaatgattttatttatttaaatagaaaaggtttttttttaattactttacaatacttatttatttatttatttatttattttttattgtgcagcattggtgagcagagaagacttgtttaaaaatatacactaccattcaaaagtttggggtcagtacatttttattgttttttttttttttttaaagaaattaatacttttattcaccaaggatgtattaagttaataattaaaagtttgttaaaagttcataataaataatttacattgttataaaatatttttattttgaataaacactgtactttttacacttattcatgaaagaatcctgaaaaaaaaaaaaaaaaaaaaaaaaaaaaaaaaaaatcacaggttccaaaaaatatttggcagcacaactgttgatattatccaacattgatcattctaataataaatccgcatattagaatgatttctgaaggatcatgtgacacttaagactgaagtaacagctgataaaaattcagcttttcatcacaggaataaattctattttaaagtatgttaaaataaaaaacattattttatattgtaaaaacattttgcaatattactgtttttttttctatatttttaatcaaataaatgcagccttgatgagcataagagacttctttaaagactattacaagtcttactgaccccaaacttctgaacggtagtgtatatatttatattaaaaaaatatataataataattattattattcaaacttttgaccatgagtgtgtgtgtgtgtataatggGATTTGGTTCAAACCTGTGTCATGATTCCTCTAGCAAGGATTTTGTTGCCATCTTGCATCATCATGTTGATGAACTTGCTATTAAAGGAAAACAGATAATCAATGTTATAAAGGATTCAtatcagtggcgatttctttaagactgcaagggaagctcagcttcccctataatgtcacaaaattaatggtcaaattatgtactattgtattaacattttattgactaaaatgcgttagaaaacgttcatctcaaagacgagttcgttcagaatcagttagatatagcaggtcggctgacttgattttcttctcatacattcccgtagcgtcacagtgcatttccccgttgaagcccagcgtccattgacttcaatgcggctgctttgaacgttttttttcagtgctttgaaactagacggtcattggataaacgctgcgattatgtcccgcccacggacgctcagcgtctctgggggtgaatgaggagcaaatgaggagtgggctggcctggactccgagcttctgcgtgatgattggagggtctgtcgaaagattgcatctccttttgactgacagcgattttgtactataaggaatcgctgaagctattcgcgctcagtcccatcgcggatttctcaagttcagtcgaaataagaactgctgcaacctatttctttatatttgcttggcgaaattgcttgattttcatcatacatttcacacaattatacaccacattccttgtttcacttttacagagtttaatattttttttagatcgttcattcattcattcatgttaatatttaatgtagtaatcaatatatatatatagattactacattaaatattaacatggaggatgactataaattaatatatatatatatatatatatatatatatatatatatatatatatatatatatagtcatcttgaaaaattttaacataacataatgaaaccttatatttctattaaaatactttataaataaataaataaatctccataataaccttatttaaattgcaaaatatttatactatatagtagcatctgactaaaagaaaaaatacatcatattttgcataataaaactaaagctttttttttttacgattgtttgcattgtgactcacttatgacaataaggcacattcttgtgaataaataaatagacaattttatgatgtagaccgaaaatgagcttcccctatttgacagaccagtagccgccactgattCATATACATAGGTGTCCAAAAGAACCACgagtgaaaatatttttaaaattacagcaAAATTCAAACAATGTCATAAGCATAATATGAGGGAACAATCTACATGAGTTTATCTGAATCCTAGATTTTCAGTGTAGCCACAGACTTTAAACACCAGTGTGTTTATACACAGGTCATAGAGCTACACTACGGTTTATTGCAGATGGTTGTGatggttttgtttttacctGATCAGAGGGTCATTGAAAGAAGAGCTGGTGTCGCTTGACAGCGCTGCTTTTATCGGTCTCACGGTTTTCAGTTCCTGCAGCTCTTTTTCTTCAGGACTAAGCTCTGATTCTGGAACACGAGCATCTTTACTGGGATCTGGATCCAGATAGTATGGATTATACCGACTCCATCTCACCAAACACAGACTGAGGAAAAAATGCAGAATAACAGACAAATGTTACctaatgtatgtttgtgttacACAAAACGAGCAGCGGCGTGAATTTAGAAACGGATTTAAGCACATGGTTCAGTTTGCGACGAACAGCATAAAATCAGcgataaaatatacaaaatatgaattaaacagCAAAGCTGTTGTGACTTGGTCCTCATTTCGCATATTCCAggtgaaaataaatacaaacaacaagTGAAATGTACCTCGGTGTCCAAGGTTTCAGTAAATGTCTGACGGAGGCTGCCATGTTTAGGATGCTGCAAAAGGTTTGTCTCAGATCAGCTTGGATGACCACCAAACCACCATTCACTATTAGAGAAGTAGTGCAAACGCAGGTCTCAGATCAGCGTTTAAACTCACTCTGACGCGACCGTGAAAGGACCTCAGCTGAAGAATGCGCCCTAAATATTGCCTGAGTAAAATAAAGCGACTATTTGTTTAAAACGAATGTCttgctttttcatattttgtacCTATACACACCGGTCTTGCTCAATGTCAAAATAAGTTATTTACACTAAAAATCAAATAAGTTCtttacactaaaaataataaataggcAACACCCCTCCCCCCTCCCCAAGGTCGCagatgtattcattttattaaaaacaaaagcaacaatTTACACAAGGTTCAAATAGACTCGTAATATTGTGTATTATTTCGcctattgttttaaaaaacatttcattaatattGACAAAGGGAGTGTGATTATTGTGTAGCTTGTGAAAGTTTTTTGAATAAAAGCCCCTGGTATTTCAGTAAAACAAAATCCCAAACTGTTAAAGTTTATTCttcaataaacaataacaaaaagaatcacaaatattgaaaaaaagctCTAAGACATTAATTATGCGTAGCTATAAATTGTGATTTTAGAGAGTGCCTACCAATACAACTCTCAAAGTAAAATTATCAAGTAAAGTTACAGCACAGAAAGCCGCCCAGTTTCGCAGTGGtgcagttttatttgttttttatgcgttttaataatttgactTCCTTAATCCAGTTGCTCTTTAAGATCAGTAAATGGAACATTTGACATTCTAAGGCTTTACAAAGTTAGGCCTGATTCCTTACGTTTGTAAAATATTGACATCTTAAATCTGAAAGCTAGATAATCAAATGCAGAACATAAATAACAAGAGGAGCTTTTGCAGTTTCTATTTGAAACGAGTTTGTATTGTCATTTCTTCCTTTGTGTACTAacgtagtagtagtagtagtaggctAGTAGTTGTTGTTCAATCCTCAGAAGAATCTTAATAAAAGCCAACAGAAAGCGATATATTTTAACCGTATAAGATTCAGCGCTTGCTCTCATTGGTAAACAAGTCCTGACTCATGCATAATTCGAAAAAGCAAAAGTGAAAGTGTTTCATTAGACGTGTCCTCCCGTGAACCTCGTCGAAACAGGctctagttttcatttttttttttatgatataatGACAGTTTTGTCTAATTTTAATACATGATGGACATTCTAACCTGTATGCTTTTTTTGTCAATACTGGTCGCTGATGGTAAGTATTATCACTTTACGTTTATACGCGAAAATAGCCTTTGAGAtttcctttctcttttttttaacgCATTAATCAACCTAGGCTATTTCTTGATAGGGTTCATTGTGCGTGGTCCCTCTGGTCCCCTGGTTGCTCCTCTGGGAACTTCAGTGGTTTTGCCCTGTTCTGTTGATAAACCTTTACCAATGGACGATCTGGAGGTGGAATGGAGAAGAACAGACTCAGAGACTCTGGTCCATTTGTTTCTAAATGGTGAGAGTCGACCAGAGGCCCAGCAGGAGGATTATCATGAAAGAGCTAATTTCTTTAGTGATAAGATCCAACAAGGAAATTTCTCCCTCCGTCTGGACAATCTGACAGCTGAAGATGAGGGACGATACACATGTAAAGTTGACAGTCAACAGGATTCTGGAGAAATTGTGGTTCAAATAAAACGTGGTGAGTGAGAGTCACTTGCATTCTGTTGAAAATATAAATCACACTGGATGTATTTTATGCAATGGagttttaaccatttttattttattttttttttagaacgtTTGATAGTGTCAGGATCAGATCAGTCCATGTCTGCATATGATGGTGAAGACGTCACTCTGAACTGCTCTGTAGACACTCACGTCCAACTTGAAGACATTGAGGTTTCATGGATAAGAACAGATGGAGATATTCCGGTTCTGCTCTTTCAAAACAACGAGACTTTACTAGAGGTGGCAGATGAACAATACAGAGACAGAGTTGAGTTCTTCACTGCTGAAATCCCCAAAGGAAACTTCTCTCTCAGACTGAAGAGTGTGAGGACTGAGGATAAAGGAGTTTACATGTGTCAAGTGTTTGCTGGAGAGCTTTCAGCCAATGCAACTGCAGTATTGGGGCAACTGGGTGAGTccacaaaaaatgcaaaaaaaaaattggcaatGGATATTTTTGTTAACTCCACCCACCATTCAAATAATTTGAACATTATTTTGTTCAATATAGCATCTACCATTGTTTGCACTTGGTGTAAACAGTGCTTTTTTATACTTGTTTAAAATAGTATCTACAACTCAATGTAAGTTGCATGAATTGCCTTGATGGCAAACTTTCAAACTAATGATTAAATATGCCAAGTTGATTCAATGTAGatgcaaaatattatatttgatttttgtttcaCAGGTTTCTCTTCTTGGCACAAAGCtgtattgtttttctgttttgctgctGGATCTGGAGTTGTGGTTCTGCTCTTCTTTTTGATCTACTGCAGATCAAATAACACTGTTTGTAAGTgaattgttattatttcttGTGATTTTTAACACTCTatgtctttgtgttttgttaatttaactGTGATTATTCTGCATCTTCTCTCCAGCCACCAGCAACACAATCTGGAATCTTCAGCTTTCTCTGATCTTTTGTCCAAACATCTGTATGTTCTTTGCCTTCATCCTTTGGGGCTTTACTGAAGGTGAGTAGTTTAGTGTTCTTAGTTATATTTGTAATtagtaaaataacataataagtataataatattaataagtaaaataatattaatataagcTTAATAACATGGCACATTTGTTGGTGTGTTGTGTATACACTCTGTAATGGTGGGACTCTTCAAAACTTTCACATAACACAGTTTttgtcattaaataattaaatattctgTTCCAGGATCTCTGAGTGAGACCATCACTTGCTGTGCTCTTTATATTCTGAGGCCTGTTATGTTGATTTGGGCTATGCATTATTTAAAGTATCATCAAGGTATGTTGttggttatgtttttttttttttttttcagttcagttcagttcagtaaatgcattttgtagcaacatattaacatgttgcattacaatattgttagTCATTACTTCTGTTGCagttaaatatatgaaagtGTTAATTACTGAagcatgacatttttttaaaaccacaaatTCAACCTCagattattttctttatattctTGACAAAACAATGTTAGATGTGTCAGGATAATTTTAGAATTTGTAgtgaaataataatacactTTGTCCtacccaaaacttactgcctaAATAGTACAAGCAATAGAACTAGATATGTGATGCATAGTAATGCCATGAATCTtgttcatagaaatattgttagAAACTAAGTATGAGTATGTTGATGGGTATTGAAAATACacatagtttattttttaagcaacacctaaaaaaactaattatgaAGTATCTGAGGGATTTGGCATCTGCAGGGCGATGCACAACCATGCTTCATTGTTTTATGTTGGGAATaagaaaatgctgttttctgtAGACCGATGTACCAATACCAAGGCAGTGCATTGGTACtttactaaatattattttacgtTTTCAACCCTTTCTGTAAACAGACAACCTTAAAACACGGATCAAGTTTTTCAAAATAACCAGAGAATTTGCTGTTTTAACAGTCGTTGTTTATTCAGGTAAGTAAATGCACATTTCACCCAACATTCAGATATTAACAGTAGCTATGTTTCCTTCAAAACTTATGCACAAAATTAGAATATCGcataaaatatttgcaaataaagCAGTTTATcgtgttcaaaaacatttcctgacaAAATGGtgcaataatcaataataataattaaggtTGCTGCAACCCGGGAAAGCCTGTGGCTCTTTGTTTTCCTGCACAGATTACTTGCACTGAAATGCAATAACAAATGCTGTCATGTTATCTTGAGTTCAGATGTCTGATGTTTGGGAATGCAATTGTGTGAGACAGTTATGGAAGGTGattataacaaataatttcagttatggactttcaagcatttaaaaatgatttgacaTGCCATTTGATGGGATCGGTGCTGGTTAGTTCATTTATCCAATCACATGATCTTTTGACGCAAAGTCACATTACTTTTTTGATGAGCGTCAAAGAATTTTATGATGTAATGATGTAAATGTGCTGAAAtcgtttttaaactttttaaaaaaatgttttaagcttttttaattgaatgcaaatgtttagaATGTATGCATATCTTGGTGtttctattgtttattttttcct contains:
- the LOC127158232 gene encoding 28S ribosomal protein S7, mitochondrial; this encodes MAASVRHLLKPWTPSLCLVRWSRYNPYYLDPDPSKDARVPESELSPEEKELQELKTVRPIKAALSSDTSSSFNDPLISKFINMMMQDGNKILARGIMTQ
- the LOC127158233 gene encoding uncharacterized protein LOC127158233, whose product is MMDILTCMLFLSILVADGFIVRGPSGPLVAPLGTSVVLPCSVDKPLPMDDLEVEWRRTDSETLVHLFLNGESRPEAQQEDYHERANFFSDKIQQGNFSLRLDNLTAEDEGRYTCKVDSQQDSGEIVVQIKRERLIVSGSDQSMSAYDGEDVTLNCSVDTHVQLEDIEVSWIRTDGDIPVLLFQNNETLLEVADEQYRDRVEFFTAEIPKGNFSLRLKSVRTEDKGVYMCQVFAGELSANATAVLGQLGFSSWHKAVLFFCFAAGSGVVVLLFFLIYCRSNNTVSTSNTIWNLQLSLIFCPNICMFFAFILWGFTEGSLSETITCCALYILRPVMLIWAMHYLKYHQDNLKTRIKFFKITREFAVLTVVVYSVLFTYIWRKTAHDTSVAPRVISGIFFGIIVVLCLILSKGFKNRKFNLMLMFSLPTLQLFQLLIGFGSPSIGVLIVGFVQTTVLFIFMVYLPRLQAKFKFLRHKWITLFRIITMILLDTTILVYVLLAILEREKEYLEWTCVILFLDVLKLIVACKEFLKGVQRRRQQTEMSLRESNALHLCNEMMYMFGAVGLVLLSSVTLTVELILKARNGERVVKDLRLIVFPSECVFALYWLFLQMCVYWKIVTIRFTHNQRNSPQRGHLRNTSVNHEMENLSAPDPTVSQRDMRK